CCCGCAAATCTTTGTCTAAGATCGTATCGTTATCGGGATTTTTATCGCCTAAAGGTCCCTGAAGAAAGGCCTCGCCTTCCATGAAGGAAATCATGGCCATGAGATAGACCATCTGCGCAGGCAGCCGTGCCGCAGCGGGCGCGCCGAAAAAGGATGCGTCAATAGACGGTGCTGTGTCTTCTGCCTTATCCAAAACATAGCCGTAATAGACGTAGCTGACGTCGGGACGGGCGGGCATTCCCGCACACCAACAAGACTCACCGGGCGCCGCCTCGACAATCCATAAGGGATCAGCATCTCCGGCGTCAGGATCGGAAGGGCATACGAGCACGTTCAGATCGGTCAGGTAGTCGGGATAAAGTCCGGTTATTCGGGGGGCGAGGGCGGCACGGTTCGCTTCGGGGTCCGGCTCGATACATCCTGCCGGCAAGTCATTGCCCCAAGGTTCATCGGCATGCACACGGGGATACAGTCCTTTTGACTCATCGGCGTATAGGGCAAATATAGTACCCAGTTGTTTGAGGTTATTCATGCACGATTTGCGCCGCGCCGCTTCACGGGCGCGCCCGAGCGCAGGCAACAAAATGGCCGCGAGAATGCCAATGATCGCAATCACTACCAGCAGTTCTATGAGCGTAAATCCTTGCCGTTTTCTATTCATTTCACCTTAATTCCTTGTCTGAACCGTAGAAACGATTCTATAACCCATGCCGCTTCAAAGGGCGGCCACGTTTTTTTTAATCTTTGGGATTAGGCAGTCAATAGCTCCCCTTACGAGGGGCTTAGCCGATACTTTTGCCTTTCAATAGCATACGTTGTTTTGTGTTCAAGAATCCAGTTACTATTAAAATACAGGGCGGTTCAAGGTTGAAATGCAACCGATCCAAAAAAAAAGAGGACATCACAGAGATCTTCGGTACA
The nucleotide sequence above comes from Candidatus Hydrogenedentota bacterium. Encoded proteins:
- a CDS encoding prepilin-type N-terminal cleavage/methylation domain-containing protein, which produces MNRKRQGFTLIELLVVIAIIGILAAILLPALGRAREAARRKSCMNNLKQLGTIFALYADESKGLYPRVHADEPWGNDLPAGCIEPDPEANRAALAPRITGLYPDYLTDLNVLVCPSDPDAGDADPLWIVEAAPGESCWCAGMPARPDVSYVYYGYVLDKAEDTAPSIDASFFGAPAAARLPAQMVYLMAMISFMEGEAFLQGPLGDKNPDNDTILDKDLRDEMKHDLIAMMSQPPQESIGNGNGNSLLRLRDGVERFLITDVNASGAGAMAQSTIPVMWDIVSAAVHGSAQFNHVPGGANVLFMDGHVSWVVYPVAFPASKGYALMSSFF